A region from the Aphis gossypii isolate Hap1 unplaced genomic scaffold, ASM2018417v2 Contig00317, whole genome shotgun sequence genome encodes:
- the LOC114119892 gene encoding uncharacterized protein LOC114119892, with protein MDRFVTKKIRLDLTTVATEENVDDPHSTIDKSIQAPLEAPSFKYLFNDFYKVLAVEGKKLSVICQNCQKIVNGSTNSSGNFLSHIKLKHNSLMHQVNEARKRHDVSKTTEIQTKLFSGQTKKWSKEKIGNLVFNYIIQEMRPLVTCEKPAFRELIIGLTGLTSADSILLPDRNYISKKLNSSYTNYISMLTSLLNKQQYICTTADIWSTNNKSYLGMTCHFIEEISYTRHSYVLGCRRIKGGHNYLNIAEVINEITQTYQISTSKITHTITDNASNFGKAFRTFSTTLCEKSNTYGVGNFSSDSDSNTIGENSDSEDDECCEIQHVDLYPLLSEESNEHHEDISICLPDHMKCCAHTLNLIATTDIAKITDRSYLQISNATFEKLFKFWNLVSRSTSASDTVSDKCNCKFPVPVITRWNSMYDAAKKILFYKEKLIPVFEELKLNKLKTTEWLFLQEYCEVMEPLASALDKLQGEKKSYLGYVAPTILSIRLLLLNLTNRRVYCKPLSLCIIQNLEKRFDYLFNLDSSKSKAFIIASISHPKFKMNWVPIRYRSFCRNLFVNECNTLSAVINSSPNSGSSSEENDESDDEFFNNLLQSSFPENFIDDNSNESHCSTKSRNTNLAGIQSSSFLNSKKKDLTMLDSFGIVKNVFLKYNTTLPSSAPVERLFSGAIQVLTPRRNRLKDTTFEKLLCCRCSLK; from the exons ATGGACCgttttgttacaaaaaaaattcgtcTAGATTTGACAACAGTGGCAACTGAAGAAAATGTTGACGACCCACATTCAACAATTGACAAATCTATCCAAGCACCTCTTGAAGCTCctagttttaaatacttatttaatgatttttacaaaGTATTAGCTGTAGAAGGTAAAAAATTGTCAGttatatgtcaaaattgccaaaaaattgtaaatggaTCAACTAATTCGAGTGGAAACTTTTTAAGCCACATAAAA CTCAAACATAATTCATTGATGCATCAAGTAAATGAAGCAAGGAAAAGACATGATGTATCCAAAACAACTGAGATTCAAACAAAACTGTTTAGTGGTCAAACTAAAAAATGGTCTAAAGAAAAG attggtAATTTGgtgtttaattacattattcaaGAAATGAGACCATTAGTTACGTGTGAGAAACCAGCATTTCGAGAGTTGATTATTGGCCTTACTGGTTTAACATCTGCTGATTCTATTTTACTCCCAGACCgaaattatatatcaaaaaaacttaactcaagctatacaaattatatttccaTGTTGACTTCATTGCtcaataaacaacaatatatttgtactaCAGCAGATATATGGAGCACTAACAATAAAAGCTACCTTGGCATGACATGTCATTTCATAGAAGAAATTTCCTATACCCGTCATTCTTATGTTTTGGGCTGTAGAAGGATTAAAGGaggacataattatttaaatattgctgAGGTAATCAATGAAATAACTCAAACTTATCAAATAAGTACTTCAAAAATAACACATACCATAACTGACAACGCAAGTAATTTTGGGAAAGCATTTCGGACATTTTCAACCACATTGTgtgaaaaatcaaatacttatGGTGTAGGTAATTTTTCCAGTGATTCAGATTCTAATACAATTGGTGAAAATTCAGATAGTGAAGATGACGAATGTTGTGAAATTCAGCATGTTGATTTATATCCTTTACTTTCTGAAGAATCAAATGAACATCATGAAGATATTAGTATTTGCCTGCCTGATCATATGAAATGTTGTGCCCATACTCTGAATTTGATTGCTACAACAGACATAGCAAAAATAACTGACAGatcttatttacaaatttcaaatgcaACGTTTGAAAAACTGTTTAAGTTTTGGAATCTGGTCAGTAGAAGTACTTCAGCTTCAGATACAGTAAGTGATAAGTGTAATTGTAAATTTCCCGTACCGGTGATTACAAGATGGAACTCAATGTATGATGcagcaaaaaaaatattattttacaaagaaaaattaattccaGTATTTGAAgaactgaaattaaataagttaaaaacaacCGAGTGGCTATTTCTCCAAGAGTATTGTGAAGTTATGGAGCCATTAGCATCTGCTCTAGACAAACTAcaaggagaaaaaaaaagttatctaGGATATGTGGCTCCAACAATTTTATCCATAaggcttttattattaaacttgacAAATAGAAGAGTATATTGTAAACCATTAAGTCTATGCATAATTCAAAATCTTGAAAAacgatttgattatttatttaacttagaCAGTTCCAAGAGTAAAGCATTTATTATAGCATCAATAAGCCacccaaaatttaaaatgaactgGGTACCAATAAGATATAGAAGTTTTTGCAGAAATTTATTTGTCAATGAATGCAATACATTAAGTGCTGTTATTAATTCAAGTCCAAATTCTGGTTCATCTAGTGAAGAAAATGATGAAAGTGatgatgaattttttaacaatttactaCAAAGCAGCTTTCCAGAAAATTTCATTGATGATAATTCAAATGAATCTCACTGCTCCACTAAAAGTAGAAACACAAATTTAGCTGGGATCCAAAgttcatcatttttaaattcaaaaaaaaaagatttgacTATGTTAGATTCTTTtggtatagtaaaaaatgtatttttgaaatataatacaacattgcCATCATCTGCTCCCGTAGAAAGATTGTTCAGTGGGGCAATACAAGTCTTAACTCCACGTAGAAATCGGCTGAAAGATACTACCTTTGAAAAGCTACTCTGTTGTAGATGttctcttaaataa
- the LOC126553719 gene encoding putative nuclease HARBI1: MDDIFELIEFVQFANEDNVPKRYIRDQENPVEFFSDLQFYKRYRFFKEVVMDIIMPLITIHHNNNRGLPIPPILQLLTALRFYASSNFQIVNGDLRGINQGTVSRIIKKISGMLASNVKNHVHFPRNVDSWNIIKEKFYQMYKMPGIGGCIDCTHKNTKSWRS; the protein is encoded by the exons atgGATGATATATTCGAACTAATTGAATTTGTGCAGTTTGCCAATGAAGATAATGTACCTAAAAGGTACATCAGAGATCAAGAAAACCCTGTAGAATTCTTTTCTGATCTCCAATTCTATAAAAGATACAG gtTCTTTAAAGAAGTAGTTATGGATATTATTATGCCATTAATTActattcatcataataataatcgtggtTTGCCCATCCCACCTATTCTTCAACTCCTCACAGCACTGCGTTTTTACGCATCTTCAAACTTTCAA attgtAAATGGTGACTTAAGAGGAATCAACCAAGGAACTGTAtcaagaataattaaaaagatatcTGGAATGTTGGCAAGTAATGTAAAAAATCATGTACATTTCCCTAGAAATGTAGATTCatggaatattataaaagagaaATTTTACCAAATGTACAAGATGCCTGGAATTGGTGGGTGCATAGAttgtacacataaaaatacaaaatcctGGAGGTCCTGA
- the LOC126553710 gene encoding uncharacterized protein LOC126553710 — MCFLGIDAPLRTNESFRLKSDENYHKGPCPFEELPIDITSVVVLEYMHNVCLGIMKRLLQFWKNGQKPVRFLNKDCEQQISKELVNLHPHLPSEFNRLTRSMDEIEYWKATEYRTFLLYTGHILLKGQIKSSLYQHFLLLHSAIKILISIVTCFSLNDLANNLLKQFVQDYPNLYGEEYVSYNVHGLIHLSSFVKIHGPLDHFSAFKFENYLQIIKKTIHSAKCPLQDVYNRVIEQTFYSDNVIVSVEKIMQYSNGKIVLEVNQYANISPIFTSPLSSDVIGNYYVNTEQKIKQ; from the exons ATGTGTTTTTTGGGTATAGATGCACCATTAAGAACCAATGAGTCTTTTCGTCTTAAGAGTGatgaaaattatcataaaggTCCTTGCCCATTTGAAGAATTACCCATTGACATTACTTCAGTTGTAGTATTAGAATATATGCACAATGTTTGTCTAGGGATTATGAAAAGGCTTTTACAATTCTGGAAAAATGGCCAAAAACCTGTTCGCTTCTTAAATAAAGATTGTGaacaacaaatttcaaaagaaCTAGTTAACTTACACCCACATTTACCCTCTGAATTTAATCGTTTGACTCGATCAATGGATGAAATTGAATATTGGAAGGCAACTGAGTatcgtacatttttattatatacaggtCATATTCTGTTAAAAGGCCAGATAAAATCTTCTctctatcaacattttttacttctaCATagtgcaattaaaatattaatctctATTGTAACTTGTTTTTCCTTAAATGACCTggccaataatttattaaaacaatttgttcaAGATTACCCTAATTTATATGGAGAGGAATATGTATCGTATAACGTTCACGGactaatacatttatctagttttgtaaaaatacacGGTCCACTTGACCACTTTAGTGCgtttaagtttgaaaattatttgcaaataattaaaaaaaccattcATAGTGCAAAATGTCCCCTACAAGATGTTTATAATAGAGTCATTgagcaaacattttattcagat AATGTTATTGTAtctgttgaaaaaattatgcaaTATAGTAATGGGAAAATTGTTCTTGAAGTTAATCAATATGCAAACATTTCTCCTATTTTTACTAGTCCTTTGTCATCAGATGTCATAGGAAATTATTATGTGAATACGgaa cAAAAAATCAAGCAGtag
- the LOC126553712 gene encoding uncharacterized protein LOC126553712, with product MPLPASGNGRLLGQKPVQGKAKSALASTHHDDSNFKTVTYKKNKKSSNMLNEPVSPNLQHIINNHPVLNINNEDKFTYDNSMATCDTLDDNSIIDNDVISSSPKPDQVITNTTLSHSTLPVATQTKLITDQHLKHFEPNFDGTPVIIIELIDTNTSTWHPLKWAKLLSTNFFGINNIKPNGHKKVKVTFDSTFHANICLDSPLLAEHNLSAYIPSTLIFSYGVIKLDTSFSEEDFLEGAKCVVPIIGFKRIVVHRDGNPTPTRIVEIKFLSTKIPNSLSIFNVLFDVSPSVRAPLQCNKCLRFGHTHKFCRSSPRCSHCGENKHSIDQCPTVQATDPRCLFCHLPHLATVRNCQEWDFQRDIKKIMATENISFRDAINFKKQNQVSSAFSYSNIVNKQPMVSSKKKFPLPPQSNHQHSPNVTETYYTHSHSPRTSRHHSPPRAVKHFKLPTQKNFSLPNGSFLEYAHNSQSINDPTNQNNDLTWVNTLSTNLTQSLINAPLTSQTASSLQNLIESSLLAILAIPSFPTISPP from the coding sequence ATGCCGTTGCCGGCTAGCGGCAACGGCCGCCTTCTAGGGCAAAAACCTGTACAAGGTAAAGCTAAATCTGCGCTCGCTTCTACTCACCACGATGATTCAAATTTCAAGACTGTCACAtataaaaagaacaaaaaatctTCAAACATGCTCAACGAGCCAGTCTCACCAAACCTTCAACACATCATAAATAATCATCCTGTTCTCAATATAAACAACGAAGATAAATTTACATATGATAACTCCATGGCTACGTGCGACACTCTCGACGATAATAGTATTATCGATAACGACGTAATTAGCTCTTCACCAAAACCCGATCAAGTTATTACAAATACTACCTTGTCGCATTCTACATTACCTGTTGCCACACAAACGAAACTTATTACTGATCAACATCTCAAACACTTTGAGCCCAACTTCGACGGTACACCGGTAATTATCATTGAGTTAATCGACACTAATACTTCCACCTGGCACCCGTTAAAGTGGGCTAAATTGCTCAGTACAAACTTTtttggtattaataatattaaaccaaatggtcacaaaaaagtaaaagtaacATTCGACTCGACTTTTCACGCTAATATTTGCCTCGATTCGCCTCTCCTAGCTGAACACAATTTATCGGCCTACATACCCTCAACTCTAATATTTTCGTACGGAGTTATTAAATTGGATACCTCCTTCTCAGAGGAGGATTTTTTGGAAGGCGCAAAATGTGTTGTACCCATAATTGGATTCAAACGTATTGTCGTCCACAGGGACGGTAACCCCACCCCTACCCGCATTgtggaaattaaatttttgtctaCCAAAATTCCAAATTCATTATCAATTTTCAACGTCCTCTTCGATGTCTCGCCAAGCGTTCGTGCGCCTCTTCAGTGCAACAAATGCCTTCGGTTTGGACACACTCACAAATTTTGTCGCAGCAGTCCAAGATGTAGTCATTGTGGAGAAAACAAGCACTCCATCGACCAGTGCCCGACCGTACAAGCCACTGATCCTCGCTGCCTTTTCTGTCACCTCCCTCATCTCGCCACTGTTCGCAATTGTCAAGAATGGGATTTCCAACGTGACATCAAAAAAATCATGGCCACCGAAAACATCTCATTCCGTGATGCCATCAacttcaaaaaacaaaatcaggTTTCTTCAGCTTTTAGTTAttctaatattgttaataaacagCCTATGGTTtcttccaaaaaaaaattcccccTTCCCCCTCAATCCAATCATCAACACTCGCCCAATGTTACTGAAACCTACTATACGCATTCCCACTCTCCGAGAACTTCAAGGCACCATTCCCCTCCCCGGgctgttaaacattttaaactccCCACCCAAAAGAACTTTTCCCTTCCCAATGGTTCATTTTTGGAATACGCGCATAATAGCCAATCGATAAATGATCctacaaatcaaaataatgacCTCACATGGGTAAATACTCTTTCAACCAATTTAAcacaatcattaattaatgcTCCTCTCACTTCTCAAACAGCTAGTTCTCTTCAAAACCTAATCGAATCTTCTCTTCTCGCTATTTTAGCAATACCTAGTTTCCCTACTATATCTCCACCCTAA
- the LOC126553709 gene encoding uncharacterized protein LOC126553709 yields the protein MPALNFIDIFELFEYKTNGPVSQTVIQKLQSWNLIANDNSLKCDQGHNLILCANLEATDGFQWRCRKSNVNKNKKKVNCNIRLSLRKNTFFHNSHLFLYQVVSFSYLWLENVSLRFIVKQIKIAKQTAVDWSSFHREMTFSAMITHHGVIGGVNKIVEIDESKFGRRKYHRGHRVEGQWVFGGVERDSGRCFLIPVEKRDKETLLNIIKEWIEPGTTIISDCWKGYDCLEKKGFQHLTVNHSIQFKNPDNGAHTNNVEGMWRHAKAFLLQYCRKKRFFTGYLAKFMFIKHCKSLNVDPLPEFFKIAGKLYDPVNALLLENNSDESNSDDDTEENCE from the exons ATGCCTgctcttaattttattgatatttttgagtTGTTTGAATACAAAACTAATGGACCAGTTTCACAAActgtgattcaaaaattacagTCATGGAACTTGATAGCAAATGACAATTCATTGAAGTGCGACCAGggacataatttaatattatgtgccaATTTGGAAGCAACGGATGGGTTTCAGTGGCGATGTCGAAAATCGaacgttaataaaaacaaaaaaaaagtgaattgTAATATAAGACTGTCGTTACGGAAAAACACGTTTTTCCATAATtcgcatttatttttatatcaagttGTATCGTTCTCATATTTATGGTTGGAGAATGTGTCACTTCGGTTTATTGTGAAGCAGATTAAAATCGCTAAGCAAACGGCTGTTGACTGGTCCTCTTTTCATAGGGAGATGACTTTTTCTGCTATGATTACACATCATGGTGtaattg GAGGGGTCAATAAAATAGTGGAAATCGACGAATCTAAATTTGGAAGGAGGAAATACCACCGTGGCCATAGAGTGGAAGGCCAATGGGTTTTTGGAGGAGTCGAAAGAGATAGTGGCCGTTGCTTTTTGATTCCTGTTGAAAAACGAGACAAGgagacattattaaatattataaaggaatGGATTGAACCCGGGACCACTATCATCTCTGATTGTTGGAAA ggtTACGACTGTTTGGAGAAAAAAGGTTTTCAGCATTTAACCGTGAACCATtccattcaatttaaaaacccTGACAATGGCGCACACACCAATAACGTAGAGGGAATGTGGAGACACGCAAAGGCATTTCTTTTGCAGTATTGTaggaaaaaaagattttttacgGGATACTTAGCGAAGTTTATGTTCATTAAGCATTGTAAATCACTTAATGTAGACCCTCTAcctgaattttttaaaatagcagGGAAATTATATGATCCCGTTAATGCTCTATTGTTGGAAAATAATTCCGATGAGTCTAATTCTGACGATGATACAGAAGAAAactgtgaataa